The following proteins are co-located in the Micromonospora viridifaciens genome:
- a CDS encoding undecaprenyl-diphosphate phosphatase, with protein sequence MTWVEAIVLGIVQGLTEFLPVSSSGHLRITSALFFGRDAGASFTAVTQLGTEAAVLIYFFKDIWRIVRTWVIGLWDRSVRSSLDYRMGWYVIIGTIPIGILGLLFKDQIRTAGRNLYLVSFTLIFFALVLAFAEYWGRQTRTLENFRMRDGVVMGFAQAMALIPGVSRSGGTLTFGLLLNLTRETAARYSFLLAIPAVVISGVFSLPDVFEPSAPGTAAPSVAQMVVATLIAFGIGYAAIAWLLRYVAHHTLYLFVLYRVALGSLVLCLLLTGVIEAT encoded by the coding sequence GTGACCTGGGTAGAGGCCATCGTCCTGGGCATCGTCCAGGGGCTCACGGAATTCCTGCCCGTCTCGTCCTCCGGTCACCTGCGGATCACCTCCGCGCTCTTCTTCGGCCGGGACGCGGGCGCGTCGTTCACCGCGGTGACCCAGCTCGGCACCGAGGCCGCGGTGCTCATCTACTTCTTCAAGGACATCTGGCGGATCGTCCGCACCTGGGTGATCGGCCTGTGGGACCGCTCGGTCCGGTCCAGCCTCGACTACCGCATGGGCTGGTACGTCATCATCGGCACCATCCCGATCGGTATCCTCGGGCTGCTGTTCAAGGACCAGATCCGGACCGCCGGCCGGAACCTCTACCTGGTCTCCTTCACGTTGATCTTCTTCGCGCTGGTGCTGGCCTTCGCCGAGTACTGGGGGCGGCAGACCCGCACGCTGGAGAACTTCCGGATGCGCGACGGCGTGGTGATGGGCTTCGCCCAGGCCATGGCGCTCATCCCCGGCGTGTCCCGCTCCGGCGGCACGCTCACCTTCGGCCTGCTGCTCAACCTCACCCGGGAGACGGCGGCCCGGTACTCGTTCCTGCTGGCGATCCCGGCGGTGGTGATCTCCGGGGTGTTCAGCCTCCCGGACGTCTTCGAGCCGTCCGCGCCGGGGACCGCGGCGCCGAGCGTCGCCCAGATGGTCGTCGCGACGCTGATCGCCTTCGGTATCGGCTACGCCGCCATCGCGTGGCTGCTGCGCTACGTCGCCCACCACACCCTGTACCTGTTCGTCCTGTACCGGGTGGCGCTCGGTTCGCTGGTCCTCTGCCTGCTGCTCACCGGGGTCATCGAAGCCACGTAA
- a CDS encoding LLM class F420-dependent oxidoreductase has product MRLGLSLGYQTAWSTPADHLALAQEADRLGYSVVWAAEAYGSDSPSMLAWIAGQTERIDVGSAVMQIPARTPAMTAMTAATIDALSGGRFRLGLGVSGPQVSEGWHGVRFAKPLARTREYVDIVKLAVARKEVAYDGEHYTLPLPDGPGKALRLGFHPPREQIPIYLAAVGPKNLELAGEIADGWLAVFYAPEFAEEQLASVRAGRAKIGKELAGFDVVPSVPVVVGEDVAACAELVRWYAALYVGGMGSRQQNFYNQLATRMGYGDAAREVQDLYLAKRQRDAAAAVPMEFIDRTSLLGPKERIADRMRAYADAGVTTLSVTLFAADRDSGVQTLRTVAEALEMSGVGE; this is encoded by the coding sequence GTGCGACTCGGGCTCAGCCTCGGATACCAGACGGCGTGGAGCACGCCGGCCGATCATCTGGCCCTGGCCCAGGAGGCCGACCGGCTCGGCTACTCGGTGGTGTGGGCGGCGGAGGCCTACGGCTCCGACTCGCCGAGCATGCTGGCCTGGATCGCCGGCCAGACCGAGCGGATCGACGTCGGCAGCGCCGTGATGCAGATCCCCGCCCGCACCCCGGCGATGACCGCGATGACCGCGGCCACCATCGACGCCCTCTCCGGCGGCCGGTTCCGCCTCGGGCTGGGCGTGTCCGGCCCGCAGGTCTCCGAGGGCTGGCACGGCGTCCGCTTCGCCAAGCCCCTGGCCCGCACCCGGGAGTACGTCGACATCGTGAAGCTGGCGGTCGCCCGCAAGGAGGTCGCGTACGACGGGGAGCACTACACCCTGCCGCTCCCCGACGGGCCGGGCAAGGCGCTGCGGCTGGGCTTCCATCCGCCGCGCGAGCAGATCCCGATCTACCTGGCCGCCGTCGGCCCGAAGAACCTCGAACTGGCCGGCGAGATCGCCGACGGCTGGCTGGCCGTCTTCTACGCGCCCGAGTTCGCCGAGGAGCAGTTGGCCTCCGTCCGCGCCGGCCGCGCCAAGATCGGCAAGGAGCTGGCCGGCTTCGACGTCGTGCCGTCCGTCCCGGTGGTGGTCGGCGAAGACGTCGCCGCCTGTGCCGAGCTGGTCCGCTGGTACGCCGCCCTCTACGTGGGCGGCATGGGCAGCCGGCAGCAGAACTTCTACAACCAGCTGGCCACCCGGATGGGCTACGGCGACGCCGCCCGCGAGGTGCAGGACCTCTACCTGGCCAAGCGGCAGCGGGACGCCGCCGCCGCGGTGCCGATGGAGTTCATCGACCGCACCTCGCTGCTCGGCCCGAAGGAGCGCATCGCCGACCGGATGCGGGCGTACGCCGACGCCGGCGTGACCACCCTGTCGGTGACCCTGTTCGCCGCGGACCGGGACAGTGGCGTGCAGACGCTGCGTACCGTCGCCGAGGCCCTGGAGATGTCCGGAGTCGGCGAGTGA
- a CDS encoding aldo/keto reductase: MQQRPLGRSGLAVSRLALGTMTWGRDTDADDAAAQLKSYLDAGGNLVDTADVYADGDAESVIGSLLGSLVDRDELLIATKAGLRPGSGRRRDGSRGHLLRTLDASLRRLGTDHVDLWQVHGYDPDTPLEETLTALDHAVSSGKARYVGVSNFSGWQTARAAAWQAAWPGRAPIVAAQVEYSLLERGVEREVLPACEALGLGVLPWSPLGRGVLTGKYRNGRPADSRAASPHFERFVTPYLEPRCSSIVEAVATAAGGLGVSPLEVALAWIRDRPGVTAPILGARTVGQLLGALQVERMTLPEEIVTALDDVSAVPVGYPERDS, translated from the coding sequence ATGCAACAGCGACCGCTCGGCCGAAGCGGGCTGGCGGTTTCGCGGCTCGCCCTCGGCACCATGACCTGGGGACGGGACACCGACGCCGACGACGCGGCCGCCCAGCTGAAGAGCTACCTCGACGCGGGTGGCAACCTCGTCGACACCGCCGACGTGTACGCCGACGGCGACGCCGAGTCGGTGATCGGCTCGCTGCTGGGCAGCCTGGTCGACCGGGACGAGCTGCTCATCGCCACCAAGGCGGGGCTGCGGCCGGGCAGCGGCCGCCGCCGGGACGGCTCCCGGGGCCACCTGCTGCGGACCCTGGACGCCTCGCTGCGCCGGCTCGGCACCGACCACGTCGACCTGTGGCAGGTGCACGGGTACGACCCGGACACCCCCCTGGAGGAGACCCTGACCGCGCTGGACCACGCGGTGTCCAGCGGCAAGGCCCGGTACGTGGGGGTGTCCAACTTCTCCGGCTGGCAGACCGCCCGGGCCGCCGCCTGGCAGGCCGCCTGGCCGGGGCGGGCCCCGATCGTCGCCGCCCAGGTGGAGTACTCGCTGCTGGAGCGGGGCGTGGAGCGCGAGGTGCTGCCCGCCTGCGAGGCGCTGGGGCTGGGGGTACTGCCCTGGTCGCCGCTGGGCCGCGGGGTACTCACCGGCAAGTACCGCAACGGCCGCCCGGCCGACTCCCGGGCCGCCTCGCCGCACTTCGAACGCTTCGTCACCCCGTACCTGGAGCCGCGCTGCTCCAGCATCGTGGAGGCGGTCGCCACCGCAGCGGGCGGGCTGGGCGTCTCGCCCCTGGAGGTGGCGCTGGCCTGGATCCGGGATCGGCCCGGCGTGACCGCGCCGATCCTCGGCGCCCGCACCGTGGGCCAACTCCTCGGGGCGCTGCAGGTGGAGCGGATGACCCTGCCGGAAGAGATCGTCACCGCGCTCGACGACGTGTCGGCCGTACCGGTCGGCTACCCCGAGCGGGACAGCTGA
- a CDS encoding DUF5703 family protein, whose translation MDYEYAPLRLPANVDRLTAAAQLAIQAEFSGWELARVRLYRDGTRQVMLRRRRINQPQPGLSY comes from the coding sequence ATGGACTACGAATACGCGCCGCTGCGGTTGCCGGCGAATGTCGACCGGTTGACCGCCGCGGCGCAGCTGGCGATCCAGGCGGAATTCTCCGGCTGGGAGTTGGCCCGGGTGCGGCTGTACCGGGACGGCACGCGACAGGTGATGTTGCGCCGCCGCCGGATCAACCAGCCGCAGCCGGGTTTGTCGTACTGA
- a CDS encoding M20/M25/M40 family metallo-hydrolase — protein sequence MTSHAAATRPEPTDEVVDLCRDLLRIDTTNTGDNDTSVGERRAAEYVAEKLAEVGVDAEIHESAPGRANVVARIPGTDPGRDALLVHGHLDVVPADADEWSVHPFSGEIRDGYLWGRGAIDMKDFDAMVLAVVRGWQRSGVRPSRDIVLAFTADEEAGSDYGAHYLAREHRGLFDGCTEAIGEVGGFSYSVNEQQRLYLIETAEKGIDWLRLHAKGRPGHGSMVHDDNAVTALAEAVARIGQHRFPVVVTDTVRAFLDEVGDVLGIEIDPEDPETAIAKLGPIANIIGATIRNTANPTRLAAGYKDNVIPGRATATIDCRSLPGQSELLERQLRELVGPDIAIEYIQRQPALETTFDGDLVDAMSAALRAEDPGARPVPYMLSGGTDAKAFSQLGIRCFGFAPLRLPADLNFSGLFHGIDERVPLDGLQFGVRVLDRFLRSC from the coding sequence ATGACGAGCCACGCCGCCGCCACCCGACCGGAGCCCACCGACGAGGTCGTGGACCTCTGCCGCGACCTGCTGCGCATCGACACCACCAACACCGGGGACAACGACACCAGCGTCGGGGAGCGGCGCGCCGCCGAGTACGTTGCGGAGAAGCTCGCCGAGGTCGGGGTCGACGCCGAGATCCACGAGTCCGCGCCCGGCCGGGCCAACGTGGTCGCCCGGATCCCCGGCACCGACCCGGGGCGGGACGCCCTGCTGGTGCACGGCCACCTCGACGTGGTGCCCGCCGACGCCGACGAGTGGTCGGTGCACCCGTTCTCCGGGGAGATCCGCGACGGCTACCTGTGGGGCCGCGGCGCGATCGACATGAAGGACTTCGACGCGATGGTGCTCGCCGTGGTCCGCGGCTGGCAGCGCTCCGGGGTGCGCCCGTCGCGGGACATCGTGCTCGCCTTCACCGCCGACGAGGAGGCCGGCAGCGACTACGGCGCGCACTACCTCGCCCGCGAGCACCGTGGCCTGTTCGACGGCTGCACGGAGGCGATCGGCGAGGTCGGCGGCTTCTCCTACTCGGTCAACGAGCAGCAGCGGCTCTACCTGATCGAGACCGCCGAGAAGGGCATCGACTGGCTGCGCCTGCACGCCAAGGGCCGCCCCGGCCACGGCTCGATGGTGCACGACGACAACGCGGTCACCGCGCTCGCCGAGGCCGTCGCCCGGATCGGCCAGCACCGCTTCCCGGTGGTCGTCACCGACACCGTGCGGGCGTTCCTGGACGAGGTCGGCGACGTGCTCGGCATCGAGATCGACCCGGAGGACCCGGAGACCGCGATCGCCAAGCTCGGCCCGATCGCCAACATCATCGGCGCGACCATCCGCAACACCGCCAACCCGACCCGGCTCGCCGCCGGCTACAAGGACAACGTCATCCCCGGCCGGGCCACCGCCACCATCGACTGCCGTAGCCTGCCCGGCCAGTCCGAGCTGCTGGAGCGGCAGCTGCGGGAGCTGGTCGGCCCGGACATCGCCATCGAGTACATCCAGCGCCAGCCCGCCCTGGAGACCACCTTCGACGGCGATCTGGTCGACGCCATGTCCGCCGCGCTGCGCGCCGAGGACCCGGGCGCCCGGCCGGTGCCGTACATGCTCTCCGGCGGCACCGACGCCAAGGCGTTCTCCCAGCTCGGCATCCGCTGCTTCGGCTTCGCGCCGCTGCGGCTGCCCGCCGACCTCAATTTCTCCGGCCTGTTCCACGGCATCGACGAGCGGGTTCCGCTGGACGGGCTACAGTTCGGCGTGCGGGTTCTCGACCGGTTTCTCCGCAGCTGCTAA
- a CDS encoding hemerythrin domain-containing protein, whose translation MTVPLPPLPPAADDAYRPAGRSLAEIVEREHRALLGLAGRLAGAELPAGRRREVLEVLTATVSRHLSAEEQYLFPAVRAVVPDGAELVDREIEADAALLTALKDLPGPEDPKLAEVVDRVRRHVDRVAALVTPLRRVATDADLIRLGNRWEIAEEAAPTRPHPGTPASPPWNKLVEPAVGVLDKVRDAVTGRPTHLTDLDRRRAR comes from the coding sequence ATGACCGTCCCCCTGCCGCCGCTGCCGCCCGCGGCCGACGACGCCTACCGGCCGGCTGGCCGGAGCCTGGCCGAGATCGTGGAGCGGGAGCATCGGGCGCTGCTCGGCCTCGCCGGGCGGCTCGCCGGCGCGGAGCTGCCGGCCGGACGCCGCCGGGAGGTGCTCGAGGTGCTCACCGCCACGGTGTCCCGGCATCTCTCCGCGGAGGAGCAGTATCTCTTCCCCGCCGTCCGGGCCGTCGTGCCGGACGGCGCCGAGCTGGTGGACCGGGAGATCGAGGCGGACGCCGCGCTGCTCACCGCGCTGAAGGACCTGCCCGGGCCGGAGGACCCGAAGCTGGCGGAGGTGGTCGACCGGGTACGCCGGCACGTCGACCGGGTGGCCGCGCTGGTCACGCCGCTGCGTCGGGTGGCCACGGACGCCGACCTGATCCGGCTGGGCAACCGGTGGGAGATCGCCGAGGAGGCAGCGCCCACCCGGCCGCACCCGGGCACCCCGGCCAGCCCGCCGTGGAACAAGCTCGTCGAGCCGGCGGTGGGGGTGCTGGACAAGGTCCGCGACGCGGTGACCGGCCGGCCCACCCACCTGACTGACCTCGACCGGCGCCGGGCGCGCTGA
- a CDS encoding LysR family transcriptional regulator, whose translation MNLELRHLRVVCAIAEAGSVTKAASTLGLAQPALTAQLQRIERALGGPLFERDRRGARPTALGELVLDRARVLLPAMKGLQDEAARLAGAGDPLSGYRFGGANSPILGRLVHRLAAEQPDVRITTYASWSVAELAQLVAGGRLDFALIGVCGDARPSAEFGLSWREVAVDPIFVLLPQHHPLADRDEVRLVDLRREQWVAAPGDGCFGDCFAAACARAGFTPRKLYEADVRGCVDLVDAGEWVALCQATFRPPAGLVTRRLAGAPLRWRLLLGWHPDAPAARVAETVQETAVAAYTDALAPHPDYLAWLLRHPDFGARAPVPRGVRTA comes from the coding sequence ATGAATCTGGAGCTGCGACACCTGCGGGTGGTCTGCGCGATCGCGGAGGCGGGAAGCGTGACCAAGGCGGCCTCGACCCTCGGCCTGGCCCAGCCGGCACTGACCGCCCAGCTCCAGCGCATCGAGCGGGCCCTGGGCGGTCCGCTGTTCGAACGCGACCGCCGGGGCGCCCGCCCGACCGCGCTCGGCGAGCTGGTGCTGGACCGGGCCCGGGTGCTGCTGCCGGCGATGAAGGGGCTCCAGGACGAGGCGGCCCGGCTGGCCGGGGCGGGCGACCCGCTGAGCGGGTACCGGTTCGGCGGGGCGAACAGCCCGATCCTCGGTCGGCTGGTGCACCGGCTCGCCGCCGAGCAGCCGGACGTGCGGATCACCACGTACGCGTCCTGGTCGGTGGCCGAGCTGGCCCAACTGGTGGCCGGCGGCCGGCTCGACTTCGCGCTCATCGGGGTGTGCGGGGACGCCCGCCCGTCGGCGGAGTTCGGGCTGAGCTGGCGGGAGGTGGCCGTCGACCCGATCTTCGTACTGCTGCCGCAGCACCATCCGCTGGCCGACCGGGACGAGGTGCGCCTGGTGGACCTGCGCCGCGAGCAGTGGGTGGCGGCGCCCGGGGACGGGTGCTTCGGCGACTGCTTCGCCGCCGCCTGCGCCCGCGCCGGCTTCACGCCGCGCAAGCTGTACGAGGCGGACGTGCGCGGCTGCGTGGACCTGGTCGACGCGGGCGAGTGGGTGGCGCTCTGTCAGGCCACCTTCCGGCCACCCGCCGGGCTGGTGACCCGCCGGCTGGCCGGGGCGCCACTGCGCTGGCGGCTGCTGCTGGGCTGGCACCCGGACGCGCCGGCCGCCCGGGTCGCCGAGACGGTGCAGGAGACGGCGGTGGCCGCGTACACCGACGCGCTGGCGCCGCATCCGGACTACCTGGCCTGGCTGCTGCGGCATCCCGACTTCGGCGCCCGGGCACCGGTGCCCCGCGGGGTGCGAACCGCCTGA
- a CDS encoding DUF3140 domain-containing protein: protein MVREQRVDPEVDVLWDDFHALVNVPSEQLRQWLLTRGSGEESFGPGPNMDLPEPGRHILRVLSKRKVDLTREDIEVMQEAVDRIQSLIDARPSGGNTDNEWRHSLLDLGHDVLVER from the coding sequence ATGGTACGCGAACAGCGCGTGGATCCCGAGGTGGACGTGCTCTGGGACGACTTCCACGCCCTGGTGAACGTCCCCTCCGAGCAGTTGCGCCAGTGGCTGCTGACCCGTGGCTCGGGGGAGGAGTCGTTCGGCCCCGGCCCGAACATGGACCTGCCCGAACCGGGCCGGCACATCCTGCGGGTGCTGAGCAAGCGCAAGGTGGACCTCACCCGGGAGGACATCGAGGTGATGCAGGAGGCGGTCGACCGCATCCAGTCCCTCATCGACGCCCGACCGAGCGGGGGCAACACCGACAACGAGTGGCGGCACTCGCTGCTCGACCTCGGTCACGACGTCCTCGTCGAACGCTGA
- a CDS encoding ATP-dependent Clp protease ATP-binding subunit, translating to MMGPGDFGSDPWDEFLARYFGRGEGGRRPAHRVDITRLMTADAREMLADAARRAAQKHSNDLDTDHLLWAGLQREPLRDLVRRAGADPDALVNALGGRGDGAPRGEVPPNLSLTPAAKRALLDAHQLSRAMGANYIGPEHILMALPLNPESPAGRMLAAGRIQPESLQAASAERGGNLRPDRGTPTLDQYGQDLTELARNDQIDPVIGRADEIEQAVEILSRRTKNNPVLIGEAGVGKTAIVEGLAERICDGDVPQTLIGKRVVQLDLPGLVAGTRYRGDFEERLKKVIDEIRAHRDELIIFLDEIHTLVGAGGAGSEGGMDASNMLKPALARGELRVIGATTLDEYRRTIEKDAALARRFQPVFVPEPSVDDTVTILRGLRDRYEAHHQVRFTDEALVAAAELSDRYVTDRYLPDKAIDLIDQAGARVRLRTRTPAEDVRELERQLDEVRRNKEQAVADEQYERASELRDRTAELEDQVRRAKGEGETPNVPTVGPTEIAEVVSRATGIPITQLTEEERDRLLRLEGYLHERVIGQDDAVQVVAEAVRRSRTGLADPNRPMGSFLFLGPTGVGKTELARALAEALFGESDRMVRVDMSEFQERHTVSRLVGAPPGYVGYEEAGQLTEAVRRRPYAVVLLDEIEKAHPDVFNILLQVLDDGRLTDSQGRTVNFKNTVLIMTSNLGSELITGTQRTVGFATGEPGQQEATELRERLMRRLQENFRPEFLNRIDEIIIFQRLEAQQLRQITELLLEETRRRLHAQDIQVDFTTAGVDWLAEHGYQPEFGARPLRRVIQREVDNRLSRMLLEDKVSPGQRVTVDAQDGQLAIEVAAGDHTAATTSHPR from the coding sequence ATGATGGGACCCGGTGACTTCGGCTCCGACCCGTGGGACGAGTTCCTGGCCCGGTACTTCGGCCGGGGCGAGGGGGGCCGCCGACCGGCGCACCGGGTCGACATCACCCGGCTGATGACCGCCGACGCGCGGGAGATGCTGGCCGACGCGGCCCGCCGGGCGGCTCAGAAGCACAGCAACGACCTGGACACCGACCACCTGCTCTGGGCCGGGCTGCAACGCGAGCCGCTGCGCGACCTGGTACGCCGGGCCGGCGCCGACCCGGACGCCCTGGTCAACGCCCTCGGCGGGCGCGGCGACGGGGCACCGCGGGGCGAGGTGCCACCGAACCTGTCGCTCACCCCGGCGGCCAAGCGGGCGCTGCTCGACGCCCACCAGTTGTCCCGGGCGATGGGCGCCAACTACATCGGCCCCGAGCACATCCTGATGGCCCTGCCGCTGAACCCGGAGTCGCCGGCCGGGCGGATGCTCGCCGCCGGCCGAATCCAGCCGGAGTCGTTGCAGGCGGCCAGCGCCGAACGCGGTGGCAACCTCCGCCCCGACCGGGGCACCCCCACCCTCGACCAGTACGGCCAGGACCTCACCGAACTGGCCCGCAACGACCAGATCGACCCGGTGATCGGGCGGGCGGACGAGATCGAGCAGGCGGTGGAGATCCTGTCCCGCCGGACCAAGAACAACCCGGTGCTCATCGGTGAGGCCGGCGTCGGCAAGACCGCCATCGTGGAGGGACTGGCCGAGCGGATCTGCGACGGCGACGTGCCGCAGACCCTGATCGGCAAGCGGGTGGTCCAGCTCGACCTGCCCGGTCTGGTCGCCGGCACCCGCTACCGCGGCGACTTCGAGGAACGGCTGAAGAAGGTGATCGACGAGATCCGGGCCCACCGCGACGAGCTGATCATCTTCCTGGACGAGATCCACACCCTGGTGGGTGCGGGCGGCGCCGGCAGCGAGGGCGGCATGGACGCGTCCAACATGCTCAAGCCCGCGCTGGCCCGGGGTGAGCTGCGGGTGATCGGCGCGACCACGCTGGACGAGTACCGGCGCACCATCGAGAAGGACGCGGCGCTGGCCCGCCGGTTCCAGCCGGTCTTCGTGCCTGAGCCGAGCGTCGACGACACCGTCACCATCCTGCGCGGCCTGCGCGACCGGTACGAGGCGCACCACCAGGTCCGGTTCACCGACGAGGCGCTCGTCGCCGCCGCCGAGCTCTCCGACCGGTACGTCACCGACCGGTACCTGCCGGACAAGGCGATCGACCTGATCGACCAGGCCGGCGCCCGGGTCCGGCTGCGCACCCGGACCCCCGCCGAGGACGTGCGGGAGCTGGAGCGGCAGCTCGACGAGGTACGCCGCAACAAGGAGCAGGCGGTCGCCGACGAGCAGTACGAACGCGCCTCCGAGCTACGCGACCGGACGGCCGAACTGGAGGATCAGGTCCGCCGCGCGAAGGGGGAGGGGGAGACGCCGAACGTGCCGACGGTCGGGCCGACGGAGATCGCCGAGGTGGTCTCGCGGGCCACCGGCATCCCGATCACCCAGCTCACCGAGGAGGAGCGGGACCGGCTGCTGCGCCTGGAGGGATACCTGCACGAGCGGGTGATCGGGCAGGACGATGCGGTCCAGGTGGTTGCCGAGGCGGTCCGCCGCTCGCGTACCGGTCTGGCCGACCCGAACCGGCCGATGGGCAGCTTCCTCTTCCTCGGCCCCACCGGCGTCGGCAAGACCGAGCTGGCGCGGGCCCTGGCCGAGGCGCTCTTCGGCGAGTCGGACCGGATGGTCCGGGTGGACATGAGCGAGTTCCAGGAACGGCACACGGTCAGCCGGCTGGTCGGCGCCCCGCCCGGGTATGTCGGCTACGAGGAGGCCGGCCAGCTCACCGAGGCGGTCCGCCGCCGCCCGTACGCGGTGGTGCTGCTCGACGAGATCGAGAAGGCGCACCCGGACGTGTTCAACATCCTGCTCCAGGTGCTCGACGACGGTCGACTCACCGACAGCCAGGGCCGGACGGTGAACTTCAAGAACACCGTACTGATCATGACGAGCAACCTGGGCTCCGAGCTGATCACCGGCACCCAGCGCACGGTCGGCTTCGCCACCGGCGAGCCTGGGCAGCAGGAGGCCACCGAGCTGCGGGAGCGGCTGATGCGCCGGCTCCAGGAGAACTTCCGGCCGGAGTTCCTCAACCGCATCGACGAGATCATCATCTTCCAGCGGCTCGAGGCGCAGCAGCTGCGCCAGATCACCGAGCTGCTGCTGGAGGAGACCCGTCGCCGGCTGCACGCCCAGGACATCCAGGTCGACTTCACCACGGCCGGCGTGGACTGGCTCGCCGAGCACGGCTACCAGCCGGAGTTCGGCGCCCGGCCGTTGCGCCGGGTGATCCAGCGGGAGGTCGACAACCGACTCTCCCGGATGCTGCTGGAGGACAAGGTCTCGCCCGGTCAGCGGGTCACCGTCGACGCGCAGGACGGCCAGCTCGCCATCGAGGTGGCCGCCGGCGACCACACCGCCGCCACGACGTCCCACCCGCGATGA